The genomic interval GCGGTTGGCATGTGTTCCTTTTTGTTCAAATTGTTTAATTACCTGAACTTTATTACGAGTAACATTCTTTTTGTCAACCAGATAAATGTTTTGAATATGTCCATCGTCAAAAACAAAATCGTAAATATAGTTATCGTGTATTTTTCGTGTTTTATCTATCAGGTTATCGCTAGGTTTATCCAAATATTCTTCTACAAAACGAAACCATTCACTATTTGTAAACTCCATGTTATTTAACGCCTGCAGTTGTACTCTGGCATTAACTAACATAGATTCTATCGATTTAACCTCGGTAGGATTTTCGAAACCTTGACTGATTAAATCTTGGATAAACTCACGCTCTAAATCGGATTCAGTTTGATAACTTACAGGCGCTTCGTTTAGCACTGAATACTTTGTGTATTTATCCAGAACAATGAAATTGTTTGATTCGGCTATGGTGTTATACTGGGACATTTTCTTCAATTAAAGTTGGCGTAATTGTTGATTTAAAACTGTACATTCTTTTTATTTCTTCTACCAAGAAACCTAACACTCTTTTATCATTATCATCTAAAATTGAAATTTCTTCACCATGATGCTTTGAATGACTGGAAAGATTAATAATTCGATTATAATACGCCTCTTGTGCTTCTTGAGGCAAGAGATCTCTCCAATTATCGTAACCTAAAAAAGTTGAAGTTTTTTCAAATATATTTCGAAGAAAGTTATAATGATACTTTTGTATGTCTCCTGACAGGACTACTTTTTCTAGTTCTGACAACAGAAATAAATGGTATGAAAAAGGAGAATCTTTAGATTGCTCAACAAGAGAGAAAGTTCCATCATTTAATTTTTCAAAACGCCATTTTTTTGTTTTTGGTACTCTATTAAATTCGTTAAAAAGTACATTATAGAATAGTGGATTGTGTGTGGTTATGATGAACTTCAATTCTGAAGTACTTGATTTTATCAATTCAGCGATATTTACAGCCAATTCGATTAAATGGGTATCATCTAATGAACTTACCGGGTCATCGATAAATACGTATTGCAAATCGCTAAATTGTTTTGCTTCATCTTCATCCTCCTCCAGAGCATTTAACGCATTGATTGTTTGCGCTAATAAACTGTAAAAAACACTCCAGATAAAACAACTTTCTTCGCCTTTAGAAATTTTTACAAAATCTGAACCTGAATCATCACCACGTTCAAATGAGAAACGTACCTCAGAATAATCTTCATTGAATTTTGGCGTTAATTTATCATTTGTATAACGCTGGAAATGTGCCGTTATGTTTGGCTCTTGTCCTTGATCCCGAAGCACCCAATTCGTATAATTATTGGGTTGAATTTTTAATTTTCTATCTTCGTCATTATCCAAATCATTATCCCAATAAAACAAATCTTCGGTGAATGCATTGTAGTACATTATTTTGATTTTAGATGCCTCTGCTTCTTCATCTTCGTCACCTGAATTTTTAGGCGCTATCAATTCTTTGAATTCTCTTGATAAGCGGGTTTTACCGGTGCCGTTAAAGGCATAAATTAACTGTACTTTTTTATTGGCATCAATAAGTTTTTGTGCTATTTCAGGTAGTGTTTGGCTCATGCTAGGTGGTTATTTTTATTCTGAAAAAGTTAGTAATAGGTTACGGTAATATTCATATTGCTTTTGTCTCAACTCAATTTCTTTTGGCAAACCTTCACTTATAGAAGTGGTAAGCACGTCAAATTTATCGAGAATGGAAACGATGCGTTCTTGTTCTTCAAGTGAAGGAACAGGGATTTTTATTTTAGCCAAATCATCAGCATTTACACGACGGACTTTTGTACCCGTGATAAATGGTCTTTTTTGTTTTTGAAATTGTTCAGTTTGAAAAAAGTAAGCCATATATTTGGGATGTAAACTATGCGAATAAAAACAGGCATCACTACTTACAGCTATTTCTTCATTTCCTAACCAAGCTACTGCTTTACATACATCCTCATCATTTTCACTGGTTGTTGCAATAATTAGATTGCCATATTTTGCTTTACGAGCTTTCTTTGCAAATTCTTCCGACACAAATGTTTTGGTTTTATTAGTGTATGTACCGTAATAAGTATAGATTTGTCCATAGTGAATACAGCCAACTCCTGTTTCTGTAAAGTCTTTTTTCTGCAAACCAGCACCACGAATAAATTTGCCGATTCTTTCATCTCCCAAAGGTAAATGTTGTACTTTATTTTTATCCAAGGAATACAACTTCTCCCTATAATAACTATATTGTATTTTTCGTGCTGTAAGCTCTGCTGTAAGCTCTGCTGTAAGCTCTGTAAATTTATCGAGAATGGCAACAATTTTTTGTTGGATTTCGAGGGATTTTTTTGGGTTTTCTGGGCAGGGAATAGGGATTAGTTTATTAGAATAATTACTAATCCATTGTCGCTTGTGGTCACCATCAACTAAATCACTTCGCAAAGTGTTCATCCAATAATAAATATATTTTAAAGAAGCCTTAGTTTCATCTTTGGAAGTAATCATCTTCATTGCCGATGATTTAGCTTTAAAATCGAAATCAACCCATTTATTTGCTGTTGTGAAATCATCAAAAATTATAACTGGGCTTTCCGATGCTTTATAAATACCATTAGTTTCATCAGTATATCCTAAAACAAATGTTTTACCAGCAGTCAAAACTGGAGTTAGAAAATTATCATTATAATTATTTGTCTTTACTAGGTATTTAGTCGGTTGTTCATAATCGGAAAACTCCCCCAAAGGTTTCCATTCCACTTCCACGCCTTCTAATAATTTATCTAAAAAACTCATGCTTCAATTTCTTTAATGATGTTAGCAATATCAGCACGCAATCGGTCTATTTTTACTACTGTTTTGGCAACTTGTCGATTCAATTCATCGATAACAATTTGTTCCCTATTATCCTTGGCTTCCACATACGAACTCACCGAAAGGTTATAATCGTTTTCGGC from Flavobacterium sp. YJ01 carries:
- a CDS encoding restriction endonuclease subunit S, translated to MSFLDKLLEGVEVEWKPLGEFSDYEQPTKYLVKTNNYNDNFLTPVLTAGKTFVLGYTDETNGIYKASESPVIIFDDFTTANKWVDFDFKAKSSAMKMITSKDETKASLKYIYYWMNTLRSDLVDGDHKRQWISNYSNKLIPIPCPENPKKSLEIQQKIVAILDKFTELTAELTAELTARKIQYSYYREKLYSLDKNKVQHLPLGDERIGKFIRGAGLQKKDFTETGVGCIHYGQIYTYYGTYTNKTKTFVSEEFAKKARKAKYGNLIIATTSENDEDVCKAVAWLGNEEIAVSSDACFYSHSLHPKYMAYFFQTEQFQKQKRPFITGTKVRRVNADDLAKIKIPVPSLEEQERIVSILDKFDVLTTSISEGLPKEIELRQKQYEYYRNLLLTFSE
- a CDS encoding AAA family ATPase, which translates into the protein MSQTLPEIAQKLIDANKKVQLIYAFNGTGKTRLSREFKELIAPKNSGDEDEEAEASKIKIMYYNAFTEDLFYWDNDLDNDEDRKLKIQPNNYTNWVLRDQGQEPNITAHFQRYTNDKLTPKFNEDYSEVRFSFERGDDSGSDFVKISKGEESCFIWSVFYSLLAQTINALNALEEDEDEAKQFSDLQYVFIDDPVSSLDDTHLIELAVNIAELIKSSTSELKFIITTHNPLFYNVLFNEFNRVPKTKKWRFEKLNDGTFSLVEQSKDSPFSYHLFLLSELEKVVLSGDIQKYHYNFLRNIFEKTSTFLGYDNWRDLLPQEAQEAYYNRIINLSSHSKHHGEEISILDDNDKRVLGFLVEEIKRMYSFKSTITPTLIEENVPV